One genomic window of Methanosarcina acetivorans C2A includes the following:
- a CDS encoding DUF447 domain-containing protein, protein MTNFSSDCRGFEKSYHAIDLSSFGIREGISEVIVSTGFENPNAAPIGVITKGGKPFVRLFKGSHTWTNVAKERYLASNVVYDPLLFVRSTFFDLELSEFEYVPAGGLKFPILKEAVAWVVFECVNVKNTDQALIAELVPVEAGFNEEHRKDLPVPNRGFNAVLEATVHATRYQLTGEEKYLEWIRHYETLASKCGSDEEKKAMKLLYEVLGI, encoded by the coding sequence TTGACGAATTTCTCTTCTGATTGCAGGGGATTTGAAAAGTCATATCATGCTATCGACCTTTCTTCTTTCGGGATCCGGGAAGGAATCTCGGAAGTAATAGTAAGCACGGGTTTTGAAAACCCGAATGCTGCGCCCATAGGTGTCATCACAAAGGGAGGAAAGCCTTTTGTCCGGCTTTTCAAAGGCAGCCACACCTGGACAAATGTGGCTAAAGAGAGGTATCTTGCTTCAAACGTTGTTTATGACCCCCTGCTCTTTGTACGCTCGACCTTCTTCGATCTTGAGCTCTCCGAATTTGAATATGTGCCTGCAGGCGGGCTTAAGTTCCCAATTCTCAAAGAAGCCGTTGCCTGGGTTGTTTTCGAATGCGTTAATGTAAAGAACACGGACCAGGCTCTTATTGCCGAGCTTGTGCCTGTGGAGGCAGGTTTTAACGAAGAGCACAGAAAAGACCTTCCAGTACCCAACAGGGGATTCAATGCCGTGCTTGAGGCTACGGTCCATGCAACCCGCTATCAGCTCACAGGAGAAGAAAAATACCTTGAATGGATCCGGCACTATGAAACCCTTGCTTCCAAATGCGGGAGCGATGAGGAAAAGAAGGCGATGAAACTGCTTTATGAAGTACTGGGGATTTGA